The window CCACGAGATCGGCGAGACGGAGCCTGCCCCCGGGGAGCAGGGTCAGATGTTCATTGCGATGGCTCACTACAGCGGTGAGACGCTGAAGGAGAAGCTCGGCCAGGGACCGGTTGCCATCGATGAGGCGGTTCGCATTGCACAGCAGATCTCGGATGGCCTCGCTGCAGCCCACGAACACGGCATCGTGCATCGAGACATCAAGCCCGCCAACATCATCGTTACGGAAGACGGACGCGCCGTCATTCTGGACTTCGGACTCGCAAAACTGACCGGCGCCGTAGATCTCACCAAGACGGGAAGCACGCTGGGGACCATTGCATATATGTCGCCAGAACAGGTTCGTGGGGAGTCGCTGGACCCACGGACCGATCTGTGGTCGCTCGGGGTCTGTCTCTTCGAGATGCTGACCAATTCGCGACCGTTCAAGGGCGACTACGATCAAGCGATCGCGTACAGCATTTTGAACGAGGACCCGCCGCCGGTCGGTACTCTGCGCGAAGACGTTCCATCGGAACTGGAGAGTATTGTCGACACACTACTGCGCAAGGATCCGGCGAGTCGATTCCGGGATGCCAGAGAGGCGGAGGTCGCGCTCATAGGAGCGCGTTCAGAGTCTGCGTTGTTATTCGCACCCATGTCCAGTCGGCGCCTGCCCAGCAGCCTGAAGTGGTCGGCCATCGGCATTGCGACTTTGCTTGCCGTCGGCTTGCCATTCGTTCTGTCAAGGACGGCAGACGAAGGCACCATCGAAGTTACCAGGACGTGGCAGGTGACCCACGCGCCGGGACTTGAGGTGGATCCGGCCCTATCGCCCGACGGAAACCTGCTGGCCTACTCTTCCGGACCGGAAGGCAATATGCGGATTCACATCCGGCAGGTTCAGGGTGGGCGCACCATCACGCTCACGGACGATGTCCCGGGCAATCACAGGTGGCCGAGGTGGTCGCCGGACGGCTCTCAGATCCTGTTTCAATCAGAGGGTGCCGTCTTTGTCGTTCCATCGCTGGGAGGATTCGCAAAACGCATTATATCAATGGCGCCCGGAGAGGGAGTCTACGGAGCGGACTGGTCCCCGGACGGGACGTCAGTGGCGTACGCGAAGGCAAGCGGCATCGAGGTGAAAGACCTGGATAGCGGGGAAGTCGTCTCTGAGTTCGCTGCTTTTGAGCCACATTCCCCGGCGTGGTCTCCGGATGGTCGAAACATCGCGTTCGTTTCGGGTAATCCATTCTTTGTATTCGGAACTGCGTCGTTCGCCAACCTCGCAGCGAGCACTATCTGGATTGGCAGCATCGACGGAACGGAGTCGGTTCGTGTCACAATCGATGATGCACAGGCTGTGAGTCCGATCTGGTCACCGGACGGCCGATATCTGATGTGGGTCTCGAACAGCGGCGGCAGCCGGGACGTATACCGCGTCCGGATCGACGATACCAGTGCGCCTCGAGGAAATGCACACCGGCTGACCACGGGTCTGGACGCCCACTCGATCAGTATCGCGCAAGACGACCGGACTCTCGCCTACTCATCGTTCCAGGCAACGGCCAACGTGTGGTCCGTCGAGCTGCCACCAGTCGGGTCTGTTTCCGTCTCGAGCGCCGTTCCGATTACGACGGGCAATCAGCGTATCGAGTCGATCAACGTATCCCACGACGAGCAGTGGCTGGCCTTCGACTCGGATCTGGCGGGAAACCAGGACATCTATGCGATGCCGCTTGCGGGAGGAGAAAGCATCCAGTTGACCACGGA of the Rhodothermales bacterium genome contains:
- a CDS encoding protein kinase, producing the protein MIGQTISHFRVLEKLGSGGMGVVYLAEDVRLKRTVALKFLPLHLNSDEEAKQRFLQEAQSASALNHPNICTIHEIGETEPAPGEQGQMFIAMAHYSGETLKEKLGQGPVAIDEAVRIAQQISDGLAAAHEHGIVHRDIKPANIIVTEDGRAVILDFGLAKLTGAVDLTKTGSTLGTIAYMSPEQVRGESLDPRTDLWSLGVCLFEMLTNSRPFKGDYDQAIAYSILNEDPPPVGTLREDVPSELESIVDTLLRKDPASRFRDAREAEVALIGARSESALLFAPMSSRRLPSSLKWSAIGIATLLAVGLPFVLSRTADEGTIEVTRTWQVTHAPGLEVDPALSPDGNLLAYSSGPEGNMRIHIRQVQGGRTITLTDDVPGNHRWPRWSPDGSQILFQSEGAVFVVPSLGGFAKRIISMAPGEGVYGADWSPDGTSVAYAKASGIEVKDLDSGEVVSEFAAFEPHSPAWSPDGRNIAFVSGNPFFVFGTASFANLAASTIWIGSIDGTESVRVTIDDAQAVSPIWSPDGRYLMWVSNSGGSRDVYRVRIDDTSAPRGNAHRLTTGLDAHSISIAQDDRTLAYSSFQATANVWSVELPPVGSVSVSSAVPITTGNQRIESINVSHDEQWLAFDSDLAGNQDIYAMPLAGGESIQLTTDPADDFSPSWSPDGQSVAFHSFRDGNRELYIVSVVDRVVERVTDHPSQDRAPDWSPDGARLTFFSDRTGRQELYIIEREIDGWGESRQLTFDGGLHAEWSPDSDMIVYISGSRTHNMSSSVHELRVVSAAGGKPVVLVSAREAGLPAAEAPEWSTDGRSVYYKAFDDEGGASIWRVPATGRDPEPIVVFDDPRRRTLYRHELAVDRKNVYFTIGDFESDIWMMEFADQK